The DNA segment GAGCTGTTGCAGGTCCACCTTTTCGAACAGCTGTCTGCCGGAGGCATGGTTTCGGATTTCCCACGAGATCCCTTGCTCAGGCAGACGGATAACGCCTGCGACGCTATCGCGAACGTAGCTGAGAATGGCTTGGGATGAATCGCTACCGATAACGGCGCCCGAGAAGGTGCCTTTCTCTGGGCCTGATGATTCGATCAAGCGCAGTCGCAAGGCGTGGCGGGATCCGTCGGGAAGGGTGGTCGAGAGGGTGAAAGAGGTCTGCGCGTCCCATTTCGAGGGGGCGGGATCGATCGAGACCAGCCATTTGCCCAGCTGGTGCGGGTGTCGCGGGTCCACCTCCAAGCGCTCAGGGTCGAGGCTGAGGGCTAGGTCTGTCTCGTAGCTGGTCGAAGGCTCGCTCCGAGCAGCCTCGACAACCGACGGTTGGGGGCGTTCCTGCGTCGCTTCGGCCGGGACCGCTTCCGCCGTTTCCGGAGGACTGGGCGCGGTCATTTCCCTCTGAGCCATGGTCCCGTCCGGCCAATTGGCCAGTACCAAGAGGAGGGCCATCAGAGCCGAAAACAGAGCGAGGTATTTGGTGCGGGGTTTCACGGACAGGTGTTCGGGCTAAGGATAATGGTCGATGTCGCGCGATCAAGCTTTCTTAAGCAATACTACTGAACGTGTCCGAGGAAGCGTCTCGCCTTGATGCCTCGCTTCGGTCTCTCTGAGCTCGGCGGAGCCGAGGGCTTGCCTCGGGATGGCGAGACGGGGGCGAAAATATGCGCTCGGCCGCTCGGGGGGCGAAACGGAATAGCTGCGCCAGGGAGGTCAGTGTATCTAAAGTTAGGATACGATCGACCGCTCGATCGAAAGCGCTTCCGCTGGAAGACGCCAGGGGCGCTGAGGCTGGCCGCTGGGCCGGTGGCCGCTACTTCATCCAGTTCAGCGAAACGCCGCTACCTTTGGCTTTCTTTTTGGGCTTCGGGAGAACGCTTTCGATGTATTGGATCAGCTCGCCGCGTCCGGCCGCGGTTTTCGAGGAGCAGGGCAGCATGGGTGGGATGGGAAACTCCAGGGCTTCCAGCGTTTCCTCGTAGATGGCGAGGTTTCGCTGCCAGGCGTCCTTGGAAAGGGTGTCGGTCTTGGTGAAGACGAGCGAATAAGGCTTTTCGCGTTCGTTGAGCCAGTTGATGAACGCAAGGTCGATCTCGGTGGGCTCGAAGCGCGAGTCGACCAGAGTGAGGATCAGCTTCAGGTTCGGGCGCTCGGTGAGGTAGTCGCCTGCGGCGAGGTTGAAGCTCTGCTCCTCGCCTTTGCCCACTTTGGCGAAACCGTAGCCGGGCAGGTCGACCAGGTTCCAGTTCCCGTTCATGGTGAAGAAGTTGATGAGCTTGGTCTTGCCTGGGACCTTGGAGACTTTCGCCAGATCCTTCTGCTTGGTTAGGGTATTGACCAGAGAGGATTTGCCCACGTTCGAGCGACCGATGAAGGCCACTTCCGGCAGCTTCGAAGGCGGGCAGGAGGCGAGGTCCTTGGCGCTGGTCAGGAAACGGGCGGCGATGGTCTTCATGGAAAAGGAAAAGACATGAGGCGGGAGGAGAGTCAAAGGGAAAGGCGGTTGAGGGATTTCGCTCTTTCCACAGGCTCGAGGATGTCTTTGCCTTGGGAGCTATGTGGAAATTCTGGATCGACACGGGAGGAACCTTCACGGACTGCATCGCCTTGACGCCAGAGGGTGAGCGCCGACGTGCCAAAGTGCTATCGAGCAGCTGCTTGCGAGCGAGTCTCGTATCCAAACTTTCTGACGACGAAGTGGAGGTCGATATCGCCCAGGAACTGCCGGATGACTTTTTTCGTGGATACACGTTTCGCGTTTTGAGTCGGCAGCCGTTTGAAAGCGCGGTAGTGAAATGGGACGCTGACCGTGGCGTCGCCAAGCTGGACCGAGTTCTGCCGGAAGTGCAGAAAGGGCAGTTGTGCGAATTTCAATCCCCCGAGGAGCCGCCCACGCTGGCCGCTCGCTTGATCACCGGGACATCGCTTGATGATGCCCTGCCGCCGCTTGACATGCGTTTGGCGACCACTCGCGGAACCAACGCTCTGCTTGAACGCAAAGGAGCCAAAGTGGGACTGTTCGTGACGCGTGGGTTCCGAGACTTGCTGAAGATCGGCAATCAGCAGCGGCCCGATCTATTCGAGCTCGGTATCCAGAAACCGGATCCGTTGACGGAACGCGTTTACGAAGTCGATGAGCGTCTGGATAGGAATGGCGAAGCGCTGAAACCGTTGGACGAGGTCGCTCTAGCTGAACTGATCGCTGAGGCGAAACGGAACGGCGTTGAGGCCTTTGCGGTGGCGTTGATGCATAGCTACCGAAATGATGTTCACGAAAAGCGTATCCGAGAGATGCTTACAGAAGAAGGATGTCGCTACGTCTCCCTGTCGTCGGAGCTTTCGCCCTATGTGAAGTTGTTGCCGCGGACGGAAACGACGGTCGTGGATACCTATCTCGCTCCTATCATGGAAGCCTACCTCGATGCGGTGGAGGAGGCGATGGAGAGGGGTGAGCGAGCTGGCGAGGAGCGCGAACCCGGAGGTCTGGCGCTGTCTACGCTGCGGGTGATGACGAGCGCGGGCGGGTTGGTAGGTCGGAAGCAGTTTCGCCCCAAGGACAGTTTGCTGAGTGGACCGGCGGGCGGCGTGGTGGGTTCGTCGAGCGTCGGCTTGGCAGCGGGACGCCCGAAGACTATCGCCTTCGATATGGGCGGCACCAGCACCGATGTGTCGCGTTTCGACGGGCAGTTGGACTATCAGTTTGAGCAACGCATCGGGGCGGCTCGCGTCTACGCCCCCAGCTTGCGCATCGAAACCGTGGCGGCGGGCGGCGGCTCGATTTGCTGGTTCGACGGCACGGCGTTGCGTGTAGGGCCGGAGAGCGCCGGGGCCAGTCCGGGTCCCGCTTGCTATGGGGCGGGCGGGCCGCTGGCGGTCACCGATGTGAACCTATTGCTGGGACGTTTGGATGCATCCAGATTTGGAATACCGGTTTTCGAAGAGGCGGCTCGCGAGCGATTGCGCGATCTGCAGGAGCAGATCGAAAAGGCTTTGGGAAAACGCATCGGCGAGGACGAACTGTTGCAGGGATTTCTGGAAATCGCCAACGAGCGCATGGCGGAGGCGATTCGAAAAATATCGGTGGGTGCGGGCTATGATCCGGCGGGCTTCGCTATGGTGGCGTTTGGAGGAGCGGGCGGTTTGCATGCTTGCTCGGTGGCGAATCGTCTCGGCATGGATACGGTTTTGTTCCCCGCGGATGCGGGCTTGCTCAGCGCCTACGGTCTGGAGCGGGCAAAGCTGGAGCAGTTTGCTGGTCGGCAGGTGTTGCGGCCGTTTTCGGAGGTCGTCGATCTCATCGAAAACTGGGTGGCCGATCTGGGAAGCGAAGCCAGCGACAAGCTGCGCCGCGACGGGCTTGCGGAATCCGAGGTGGAGCTGCTGCCGGCGAGGTACGAGCTTCGTTTCGCAGGACAGGAGTCCATCCTCGTCGTGGAGGGTGGACCCGCCGAGAGCATCGCGCAGCGCTTCGAGGCCGCTTACGAGGATCGGTTCGGCTTTCTGCCGACGGGCCTAGCGGTGGAGTTGGTGGCGATTCGCGTGATCGGACGCGGCGGCGCTAGCGACGCAATCGACGAGCGGTTTGAGACGGGTGAAGACGTTTCGCGCGATCGCTCGCGTTTCTTCATTGACCGGGCGGACCTATCTGTAGGCGACCGCCTCGAAGGGCCTTTAGTGATTCAGGATCCCTACAGTACTGTATTTGTGGATACGGGCTGGGTGACGGAAGTTGGGAGCCTAGGAACGCTTCGCCTGCGCAAGGTTTCCGCTGGCGGGGAGACTGGTCGTCAGCTTGATGAGGTCGTAGACCTGGAGCTTTTCACGAACCGCTTTTTGGCTCTCGTCGACGAGATGGGCGCCTTGCTCGAGCGGGTGGCGTTTTCCACCAATGTGAAGGATCGAAAGGATTTCTCCTGCGCCCTTTTGGATGCCGAGGGCTACCTCGTGGCGAACGCTCCCCATATACCGGTGCACCTCGGCGCTCTGGGCGTTTGCGTGCGGACCGTCGTCGAGACCATGGACCTCGGTCCCGAAGACGTGGTGGTGACGAATCATCCCGCTTTCGGAGGAGCCCATTTGCCGGATGTCACCCTGATCGCTCCGGTGTATTCAAAGCATGGATCGCGACGGATTGGATATGTGGCCAATCGCGCCCACCATGCGGAGATCGGTGGAATCAGCCCGGGCTCCATGCCTCCGAACGCGGAAAATCTGGCCCAAGAGGGCGTGGTTATTTCTCCGTTCAAGCTCATCGATGGAGGGCGGGCGAATTGGGACGATCTGAAGCGGCTTCTCAGCGAGGGGGATTATCCGAGCCGATCGCTGGATGAGAACGTGGCGGATCTCTCCGCTCAGCTGGCTTCGATTCGCCGTGGGCAGGCCGCCCTGCGAGAGCTCGCTCGTTCGGAGGGAGAGGAACGCGTGGACCGTTTCATGGGGTTGCTCAAGAAGCGAGCGGCGACAGCCCTGCGAAGAGCGATGGAGCAGAGCGGAGAATTTGGGAAAAACAAGGGAGAGGAAAACGCGCCGTGGACGTCGCGTTCCACCCGGGAGCGCCTGGACAATGGAGCCGAAGTCTGCGTGACGGTTTCTCGTCAGGCGAGCGGCAAGTGGATGATCGATTTCGAGGGATCCGCCGGGGTGCAAGCGAGCAATTACAACGCGACGCCTGCCATCGTGACCAGCGCGGTGATCTATACGCTACGCCTTTTGGCTGCTGAGGATATTCCTTTGAACGAAGGATTTCTTGATGTGGTTGATATTCGGATACCAGAGGGAATGCTGAATCCGACTTTTCATCAGGATGCCAATCGTTGCCCTGCGGTGGTAGCGGGCAACGTGGAAGTTAGCCAGCTTGTGGTGTCGACCTTGATCAAGGCTTTCGGGTTGGCTGCGTGCAGCCAGTCGACGATGAACAATCTGATCTTCGGAACGAGCCGTTTTGGCTACTATGAAACCATCGCGGGCGGCGAGGGGGGCACGCCTCAAAGGGACGGAGCCAGTGGCGTGCATACCCACATGACGAATACAGCGATGACGGATCCTGAGCTGATGGAGCTGCGCTATCCCGTCCGCCTGGAAGCCTTTCACCTGCGAGATGGATCGGGAGGAATAGGGGCCCGTCGTGGCGGGGATGGTGTGGTGAAATGTATCCGTTTTCTGGAGCCGGTCACGTTGTCATTGCTGACGCAGCGGCGTGAGCGGCCACCGTTTGGCATGGCGGGCGGAGAGCCTGGGAGTTGCGGGCGGCAGGCGCTGCTCAAGCCGGATGGCAGCGAGGAGCGTTTGCCAGGGAATGGATCTTTCGAATTGGCAGCCGATAGCGTGTTGCTCGTGGAGACGCCTGGCGGCGGCGCTTGGGGAGAGGGTAATGATGAATAGCGAATGGTGAAGAGGAGTCGAGGGCGATGGTGACAAAAAAAGCGATCCTCTAGTCGTGAGGATCGCTGGGTGGTGGAATCTCTGATTCTTCTTATTTGAGCTTGTTCGCGATGACGCGGTCGGCGGAGAGCTTGCCGCCGCCGGAGATGACGCCGATCAAAGCCAGGCCGATGACCAGAAGATGATACTCGATGCCTTCGCCGGCCTGGTTGCCGTACCAATTCATGAAGAAGCCGTTCGCGGTATGCCCGAAGAACATCGCCACCGCGATGGTGGTTCCCACCCCGAAAGCGGCCACACGGCTTAGCGCTCCGAAGAGAAGGGCGATGGGCCCTAGGAACTCGGCTACGATGGCGAGAAAGGCGAAGAGGGCAGGAATGCCCATGTTTTCGGTGAAGAAGCCCATGGTGCCGCTGAAGCCGTAGCCCCCAAACCATCCGAGCGCCTTTTGGGCCCCGTGAGGGAAGATCACGATGGCCAGCGTGAGGCGAGCGATGAGCGGAGCGTAGGAATCGGTCGTCGCGAAGAGGCGGGCGAGAGGGGAAATCCCAGACGCTGACTCGGAGAGCGAGGAGGATTGAGAGGATGATGGTGTTGTGGTTGCTGTATTCATTTTTTGTATATGGTTGGTTTCTTAGATTACGTTTTTGAAAGCGAGTGGGTTTGGAGAGACCGTGCCCGTTGTTTGTACGGTTTTTTAGTTTGGCGCCGCTGCCCTCCTCGTTGGCGGGCAGGGGCATCCCGGGGACGTGCCGCCCCGCCGGGGACCTAGCTAAGGTCGAAGAGCAGGACTTGGCTGTCGCTAGTCGCTTCGAGCTCGAGGGTTGTGGCTTCGGAGACGTAGGCGGCGTCGCCGGACTCGAGTCGTTGGCCGTTGAGGGTGAGCGAGCCCTCTGCGAGGTGCAGCCAGACATGTCGCTCTGGTTTGACGTCAAAGGCCAGCTGGTCCGTGGCTCCGAGGCGGGCCAGCCAGAGATCGGCGTCCTGATGGATGGCGATGGATCCGTCGCGTCCTTGTTTGCTGGTGACGAGGTTCCACTGCCCGTTCGGGGCGTCGGCGTAGCTCTTTTCCGCGTAGCGGGGCGTCACGTTCCGCTCGTCAGGCTGTATCCAGATTTGCAGGAGGTGCGCCGCTTCGTCGTCGGATGGATTGAACTCGCTGTGGAAGACGCCAGTGCCCGCAGCCATGTACTGGACCTCGCCGGTCTTGATGATGTGTCCGTTGCCCATGGAATCCTTGTGCTCGAGCTGGCCGCTGAGGATATAGGTGACGATTTCCATGTTGTCGTGCGGGTGGCGGCCGAAACCTTGGCCTGGCATGACGATGTCGTCGTTGATGACGCGCAGGCTGCGGAAGCCCATCCATTTCGGATCGTGGTAGTGGGCGAAGCTGAAGCTGTGGTAGGTTTCCAGCCAGCCGTGGTTGGCGTGACCGCGCTCGTTGGCTCGGCGGATTCTGATGTTAGCGTTGGTTGTCGTGTTCATGGGACGAAGTATGCCACAAGGCTTGCGGTTTTGGGAAAGACTATGATTTTTGGCTGAGCATGCCTTTTAGTTATGGTCACGGGGCGAGGATGGTGTTCTATTCCTGCCTGCAGATCGCTCAGATGGGCTCGGAGAGTGTGGGATGATCTGGTTGGGACTGTTGCTAATGGAGCTGAGACATTTGAGATACTTTATCGAGGTGGCGCTGGAGGAAAACGTGACGCGGGCGGCGGAGAAGCTGCATGTGTCGCAGCCGGCGCTGAGTCGTCAGGTCAGGGATCTGGAGGATGAGCTAGGGTTTCCTTTGTTTCGACGCAGCGCCAAGTCGGTGGCGTTGACGGAGGCAGGTCGCGTTTTTCTGGAAGAGGCCAGCGAGGTGCTGGCTCGATTGGATCAGGGGGTGCTGCGGGCGAAAGAGGCGGCGAGCGGGGAGTCTGGGGACTTGCACGTGGGCTACGCGCCATCCTTGACGGTGAAGATTCTGCCGCCCACCATTCGGGCTTTTCAGGAACGCTTTCCTAAAGTGAAGGTGAAGCTGCACGATTTGTCGTCCGAGGAGATGCTGCAGGGCTTGCGCAAGGGGACCTTGGACCTCGCATGCCTGCCGGAAAACAGGAGCGTGAGGGCTAGCGGCTTTCGGTTCGAGGTATTGCGCATGGAGCCCATGGCCTTGGCGGTCGGGGCGTCGCATCGACTCGCCAAGAGGAAGCGGGCGAAGCTCGAGGAGGTGTCCGGAGATTCGCTTCTCGGGTACGACCAAAGCGAGTATCCGGAGTACGGAAGCATGGTGAGAGAGATCTTTGCCTCCGCGGGCATTGATCGTTCGATCGAAGGCGAGCACGAGAGCGTGACCAGTCTCGTGACCAGCGTCGAGGCCGGTATGGGGGTGGCGATCGTGACGGAGTCGATTTCATGCGTAGCGGGGGGACGGATACGACTGCTTGAAATCAGTCCGGCTCCCAATCCGCTCGTGGTGGGGATCGCTTGGAGGGAGCAGAGCTTGTCGCCGCGCTCGCTGGCGTTTTTGGAATGCGCCCGCCGAGCCAGCGCGGACGGAAACGCGAGATAGGAAACGCGCTTGCGCTCGCCCGGAGCGCGGCGCGTGGCGCGAGGTTTCTTCTCAAATCGTGTAACGCGTTTCGGCGAGTGCGGTATTGTGAGTTAGTTTATGCTAACCGATATTCGCATCACCTTTCGTCAACTTAGGAAATCCCGAGCCTTTGCCCTGGTCGCGATGCTTACGCTAGCCATCGGCATCGGCGCGGTGACCACCATCTTCGGCGTATTGCGCTCGCTGGTCCTGGAGCCCGTCGATCTGCCTGAATCCGAGCAGCTGGCTCAAGTCTGGTCCGGCGACCGTTGGCCGCTTTCTCCTGCCGACTTCCTTGACCTGCATGAGCAGATGGAATCGTTCGAGCATTTCGGGGTGTATCATCCACAATCCTACAATATCGGGACGGAGAAGGCACGGGCGATTCTCGGCGCTCCCTGTACATCCGGGGTGCTGAAGGCGTTCGGGGTGCCTCCTCTGAAAGGACGCTGGCTGAACGAAGAGGACAATCTGCCCGGCGCGGAGCCGGTTGCGGTTGTAAGCTATGCCCTATGGGTGGGATACTTCGGAGGGAGCGAGGATTTGCTTGGGTCGAGCGTGCGTCTCGATGGCAGCGACGTGCGGGTGGTAGGCATCATGCCGAAGAACTTCGAGTTCACCGGACCTTGGATTCGCGCGTCGAACTGCGATATCTGGACGCCCATGCCGATCGACGCCGAAAACGCGCCGAGGGACAGCCATTGGCTCTGCGGCATCGGACGCTTGAAGCAAGGGGTCACCGTGGAGATGGCCGACGCGGAGGCGAAAGGGATCGGCCAACGCTTGAGTGAACTGTATCCAAATAGTAACTTCAGCAAGAAATTCCTGGTGCGTTCCCTGCACTTCGAGGTCACGCGCGAATTGAAGGATCAGAGCTGGCTGCTATTCGCGGCGGTGAGCTTGGTCCTGATCGTGGCTTGCTCCAATGTAGCCAGCATGTTGCTCTCGCGCGGGGCCCAGCGTCAAAGCGAGTTCGGCGTGCGCATGGCATTGGGCGCGAGCAAACGTCGACTGTTTCGTCTGGCCCTGGCGGAGAGCGTGGCTCTGGCCATTGGCGGTGGCGTACTGGGCATCGTATTCGCTTATGGCGGGATCGAGGCCATGAAAGGCGTGGTGAGAATGAGCGACGCACGCAAAGAGGCTCTCGGCATCGACGGGATGTTGCTCGGTTTCGCCTTTCTTTCCACGGTCATATCGGTGGCCCTTGCCGGACTTCCTCCTGTGTTTGCGGCTCTCAAGACATCGCTAGCGGCCATCATCCGCAACGATTCGCGTGGCTCGGTCGGGTCGCGCTCCCGCAACCTAATGCTGCGACTCATCGTGATCGGTCAGGTCGCCTTGGCGTTCGTGCTCGTCAACGGGGCAGCTCTATTTTCGTCAGGCTACGTTAAGCTCCTCGAAGAGAACGACCAGCTGACCACGGATCGCGTGCTTACGGCTAAGGTTTCGCTCAACGGCGAATTGTATAAAGAAAATGAGGACAGGGTGAGGATGTGGGATCGGATGGTAGAGCGACTCAAGGCGATCCCGGGAGTCAGTTTCGCGGGCATCACTTCCAAACTGCCGCTCGAGGGTGGAAGCAATACCAACGGTTTGGTCAACGACGAGGTCTATGACCCGAGCCAGCAGCGCCTGCTCATCGAACGCTCGTCGGTTTCCTTGGACTATTTCGACGCCATGGGACTCACGTTGCTGCAAGGGCGCAAGCTGTCGCCGCAGGACGAGATGGCAGAAGACGGCAGTCTCGGGGTGGTGG comes from the Pelagicoccus sp. SDUM812003 genome and includes:
- the yihA gene encoding ribosome biogenesis GTP-binding protein YihA/YsxC, which gives rise to MKTIAARFLTSAKDLASCPPSKLPEVAFIGRSNVGKSSLVNTLTKQKDLAKVSKVPGKTKLINFFTMNGNWNLVDLPGYGFAKVGKGEEQSFNLAAGDYLTERPNLKLILTLVDSRFEPTEIDLAFINWLNEREKPYSLVFTKTDTLSKDAWQRNLAIYEETLEALEFPIPPMLPCSSKTAAGRGELIQYIESVLPKPKKKAKGSGVSLNWMK
- a CDS encoding hydantoinase B/oxoprolinase family protein, coding for MWKFWIDTGGTFTDCIALTPEGERRRAKVLSSSCLRASLVSKLSDDEVEVDIAQELPDDFFRGYTFRVLSRQPFESAVVKWDADRGVAKLDRVLPEVQKGQLCEFQSPEEPPTLAARLITGTSLDDALPPLDMRLATTRGTNALLERKGAKVGLFVTRGFRDLLKIGNQQRPDLFELGIQKPDPLTERVYEVDERLDRNGEALKPLDEVALAELIAEAKRNGVEAFAVALMHSYRNDVHEKRIREMLTEEGCRYVSLSSELSPYVKLLPRTETTVVDTYLAPIMEAYLDAVEEAMERGERAGEEREPGGLALSTLRVMTSAGGLVGRKQFRPKDSLLSGPAGGVVGSSSVGLAAGRPKTIAFDMGGTSTDVSRFDGQLDYQFEQRIGAARVYAPSLRIETVAAGGGSICWFDGTALRVGPESAGASPGPACYGAGGPLAVTDVNLLLGRLDASRFGIPVFEEAARERLRDLQEQIEKALGKRIGEDELLQGFLEIANERMAEAIRKISVGAGYDPAGFAMVAFGGAGGLHACSVANRLGMDTVLFPADAGLLSAYGLERAKLEQFAGRQVLRPFSEVVDLIENWVADLGSEASDKLRRDGLAESEVELLPARYELRFAGQESILVVEGGPAESIAQRFEAAYEDRFGFLPTGLAVELVAIRVIGRGGASDAIDERFETGEDVSRDRSRFFIDRADLSVGDRLEGPLVIQDPYSTVFVDTGWVTEVGSLGTLRLRKVSAGGETGRQLDEVVDLELFTNRFLALVDEMGALLERVAFSTNVKDRKDFSCALLDAEGYLVANAPHIPVHLGALGVCVRTVVETMDLGPEDVVVTNHPAFGGAHLPDVTLIAPVYSKHGSRRIGYVANRAHHAEIGGISPGSMPPNAENLAQEGVVISPFKLIDGGRANWDDLKRLLSEGDYPSRSLDENVADLSAQLASIRRGQAALRELARSEGEERVDRFMGLLKKRAATALRRAMEQSGEFGKNKGEENAPWTSRSTRERLDNGAEVCVTVSRQASGKWMIDFEGSAGVQASNYNATPAIVTSAVIYTLRLLAAEDIPLNEGFLDVVDIRIPEGMLNPTFHQDANRCPAVVAGNVEVSQLVVSTLIKAFGLAACSQSTMNNLIFGTSRFGYYETIAGGEGGTPQRDGASGVHTHMTNTAMTDPELMELRYPVRLEAFHLRDGSGGIGARRGGDGVVKCIRFLEPVTLSLLTQRRERPPFGMAGGEPGSCGRQALLKPDGSEERLPGNGSFELAADSVLLVETPGGGAWGEGNDE
- a CDS encoding DoxX family protein, with product MNTATTTPSSSQSSSLSESASGISPLARLFATTDSYAPLIARLTLAIVIFPHGAQKALGWFGGYGFSGTMGFFTENMGIPALFAFLAIVAEFLGPIALLFGALSRVAAFGVGTTIAVAMFFGHTANGFFMNWYGNQAGEGIEYHLLVIGLALIGVISGGGKLSADRVIANKLK
- a CDS encoding pirin family protein; protein product: MNTTTNANIRIRRANERGHANHGWLETYHSFSFAHYHDPKWMGFRSLRVINDDIVMPGQGFGRHPHDNMEIVTYILSGQLEHKDSMGNGHIIKTGEVQYMAAGTGVFHSEFNPSDDEAAHLLQIWIQPDERNVTPRYAEKSYADAPNGQWNLVTSKQGRDGSIAIHQDADLWLARLGATDQLAFDVKPERHVWLHLAEGSLTLNGQRLESGDAAYVSEATTLELEATSDSQVLLFDLS
- a CDS encoding LysR substrate-binding domain-containing protein, translated to MRYFIEVALEENVTRAAEKLHVSQPALSRQVRDLEDELGFPLFRRSAKSVALTEAGRVFLEEASEVLARLDQGVLRAKEAASGESGDLHVGYAPSLTVKILPPTIRAFQERFPKVKVKLHDLSSEEMLQGLRKGTLDLACLPENRSVRASGFRFEVLRMEPMALAVGASHRLAKRKRAKLEEVSGDSLLGYDQSEYPEYGSMVREIFASAGIDRSIEGEHESVTSLVTSVEAGMGVAIVTESISCVAGGRIRLLEISPAPNPLVVGIAWREQSLSPRSLAFLECARRASADGNAR
- a CDS encoding ABC transporter permease, giving the protein MLTDIRITFRQLRKSRAFALVAMLTLAIGIGAVTTIFGVLRSLVLEPVDLPESEQLAQVWSGDRWPLSPADFLDLHEQMESFEHFGVYHPQSYNIGTEKARAILGAPCTSGVLKAFGVPPLKGRWLNEEDNLPGAEPVAVVSYALWVGYFGGSEDLLGSSVRLDGSDVRVVGIMPKNFEFTGPWIRASNCDIWTPMPIDAENAPRDSHWLCGIGRLKQGVTVEMADAEAKGIGQRLSELYPNSNFSKKFLVRSLHFEVTRELKDQSWLLFAAVSLVLIVACSNVASMLLSRGAQRQSEFGVRMALGASKRRLFRLALAESVALAIGGGVLGIVFAYGGIEAMKGVVRMSDARKEALGIDGMLLGFAFLSTVISVALAGLPPVFAALKTSLAAIIRNDSRGSVGSRSRNLMLRLIVIGQVALAFVLVNGAALFSSGYVKLLEENDQLTTDRVLTAKVSLNGELYKENEDRVRMWDRMVERLKAIPGVSFAGITSKLPLEGGSNTNGLVNDEVYDPSQQRLLIERSSVSLDYFDAMGLTLLQGRKLSPQDEMAEDGSLGVVVNRAFVEKAWPDKNPLGELIRANQEGDPWYRATVVGVVEDVRQWSASEEVQPEMYTTPKGHWGRRIYLVVRSSKEAGALAGQVREAIAELDSELALEDVRTMEQVVLDRTAGERVMAEMIGVFMGIALGLAAVGLYGTLSYHILLRTREIGVRRALGALEADISRLVFRQGAVWVGIGLVIGLGAIYALMRVLESLVYGMDGLSIATLSGSAGVIAVAALVACWMPSRKATRLDPLHALRS